DNA sequence from the Cohnella herbarum genome:
ACGACCGACCGGCAAGCTTTTCGCACTGCGATGGAAGCATGAGCATTTGCGCGCAGCCCTACTAGGCGCAATTCTCGTTTTTGCCATCACCATCATGTTCATGTCGTTGTTGCAGAAAGCAGCCACTAAGAACATTACGTTCATCGACAACGGAATATCTAAAATGTTCGAAACCCAGTCTCCTAACGTACTCGGTTTTATCGAAGAACAGGGTATTCACGTTGGCCCGCATGATCGCCTTTCCCTATCGCTTACCGATTCTCTTGAAGAGGGCGGCCAGCTCGTTATCGATCGGGCTGTAGGAGTGACGGTCAGAGCGGACGGAAATCAGAAAGTTACCTACACGACCGAAGATACGGTTGGGGGAGTCATAAGTTCGTTAGCGATTAAACTGTCCGACGAGGACCGGATTACGCCGGCCCTGGGCAGTCCCTTGAAAGAGGGGATGACCGTATCGGTAGTTAGGGTTCGTAAAGAAGTCGTAGAGACCAAGTACCCAATCGACTTTAAGGTCGTACAGAAAAAGAACGAAGAGCTGGAAGAAGGCAAGCTGAAGGTTGTTAATGCGGGGAAAAAAGGGCTCGTCGTCTTCAAGACGGAGAAAGTTTACGAGGATGGTAAGCTCGTCAGTCAGGAAATGATCGAGAAAACCGTTGCCCAACCAGCCGTTCAGAAAATCGTCGCTATCGGCACGAAGAAGAAGCCCGAGGTGGCGACTCTCTCTTATAGCGGTCCGCCGACTTCCGCCGAAGCGAGAGTCGTTAAGTTAAACGGCCAAAGCGTAAAAGTTAAGCGGCTGCTTAACAATGTAACGCTGACCGCCTATTCGGCCGGATTTGCCTCTACCGGTAAATCGGAGGGCGATCACGGTTACGGAGTCACATCTTCCGGTGCCGTCGTTCGAGAAGGGCGTACGATTGCCGTCGACCCTAAGGTCATCCCTATCGGTTGGTGGGTCTATATCGAAGGCATTGGATTCAGAAGAGCCGAAGATACGGGCGGCGCGGTCAAAGGGAAGAAGATCGACGTTTATTACGAGAGCGAATCGCGAGCGAACAAGTTCGGCATGAAACGCGGATACAAGGTATACGTGATCGGTCCGGTCAAACCTTCCGCGGATTAATCGTTACGAGAATGAGTGGCCTACGCGTAACAATAGCAAGTCGTGAATCGGGAAGAAGCCGCGAGGCTTTCTCCCGATTTTTGTTTTATAGCGGTTTGCTACGAATCCGCATGATGACTTGCCGTCGCCGGGAATCTCGTATACGCTTGTAGGAATAGCTTTGTAAAGGCGGAATGAAATGTTATGATTCGAGAAATGATTGTCGTTGAAGGGAAGGACGACACGACGGCCGTCCAGAGAGCCGTAGGCGCGGACACGATCGAGACGGGCGGTTCCGCGATCGGGGAAGACGTGCTGAAGCGCATCGAGCTTGCACAGTCCCGCAGAGGGGTTATCGTTCTAACGGATCCGGATGCTCCGGGAGAACGCATTCGCAAGATCGTGACCGAAAGGGTGCCGGGCTGCAAGCATGCCTTCCTGACGAAGGACGAAGCGAGAGGCCGGCGAGGAATCGGAGTCGAGCATGCTTCCGACGAGGCGATTCGCAGAGCGCTGGAAGGCGTCCGAAGCCCTGAAGGCGATTCTGGGGAGCTTGGAGAGATCGAGTGGAGCGATCTGCTCGATACGGGGCTCATCGTGCACGCCTCGTCTGCGCGCCGCAGAGAGCGAATGGGAGAGCTGTTAGGGATCGGGTACGCGAACGGCAAGCAATTTTACAAAAGGTGTCTCATGTTCCGAATTACGCGAGTCGAGTTTCTAACCGCATTGGAACAACTGGAGCGGGAAGGGTTATAGCCGAATATGAAAAAAACGATGGATAAAAACGGGGGCGTAAAAAGTTCCGGAGGGAAGAGCGGCGGAACAAAAAGCGGCCCAAAGAATGGCGGAGCAAATAACGGCGGCAAAAAGTATGGTCCCCATACGAAGCCTTATCAATATTCTCAAAAGCCGGAGGGAGCGGAAGCTAAGTCGGGCTCGTCTGCGGCAACGTCTTCCAAGGACATGTTAAAAGAAATCGCGACATCCAGCCGTACCCGCGATATCATTCGCAAGCACGGCTTTACTTTCAAGAAGAGCCTAGGGCAGAACTTCCTGATCAACGCGGACGTGTTGGATCAGATCATTGCCGCTGCGGGCTTGGACGAGACCCGCGGAGCGCTTGAAGTTGGCCCCGGGATAGGATCACTTACGGAAAGACTCGCCAAGGCGGCGGGCAAAGTCGCGTCGGTGGAAATCGATAGGCGTCTCATCCCGATCCTGGAAGACGTTATGTCCCCCTACGCGAACGTAAACATCGTTCACAGTGATATTCTTAAGACCGATCTGCGGAAGCTCTGGGAGGAGCAATTCTCAGGCTTAGCCGGCGTGAGCGTAGTAGCGAATCTTCCGTATTACGTAACGACGCCGATCATTATGAAGTTGCTGGAAGAACGGTTGCCTCTGGAGAACATCGTCGTTATGGTGCAGAAGGAAGTCGCGGAGAGAATGGCGGCTAAGCCGGGGGGCAAAGAATTCGGAAGCCTGAGCATCGCCGTGCAATACTACTGCGAGCCCGAGCTCGTCTGCATCGTGCCCGGCAAAGCGTTTATCCCCGCCCCTAATGTGGAATCGGCGGTCATCAAGCTGAAACGACGTCAGGAGCTGGCCGTCAGCGTTCCCGATGAAGCGAAGTTTTTCCATGTCGTTCAGACCGCGTTTTCCCAGCGGCGTAAGACGCTTGCGAATAACTTGTCCTCGTTATCGGGGAAAGAACGCAAAGCAGAGCTGTCGGAAATGTTGCTGGCTAACGGCATACAACCGGAGCGCCGCGCGGAGACGTTGTCGTTGCAAGAATTCGCAACCGTATGCGAGGCGTTGACCCGAAGCGGTATGCTCTAATAAATTCGAAGGGCCGTTGCCTAGACGGTCTCTTCGAGCATTTCGGAAAGCATAAAATCGCGTGTGTTTTTGCTTGGCTGCTTTGAGATCAAAAGCCGACTCCGGACGCGCACCCGAAGCCTATTCGCTCCATAGGATAGACGAAGAGGTGATTTGCCCATGAAGCAGGGGGATCTAGTCGTTCGCAAATCCTATGGTGGGGATGTATTGTTCCGAGTTGCGGCATTCGCCGCAGATCAAGCTGTGCTCAGGGGGATGGACTACCGCTTGCTTGCCGACTCCCCTATCGAAGATCTTCAAACGGTACGCAATCCGGACGAGCTCGGAGGGACGCGCCAGGCGCGCATACAGGCGAATGAATCTCTGCGCCGAATGAACGAGGAACGGAACAAGCAAGCCGTGCGTGCGGGCTTCACGACGGCTCTAGACGATCGGCGGCAACCCTTCTTCGAGATGCCGGGCAGGGTTCTGCATCTAGACGGAGACGCCAACTATCTGAAGAAGAGCATGCAGGTGTATGGCCAATTAAGGGTTCCCGCGGAAGGCGTGCACTGTCACGAGTCGCAAATGCCGCAAATGTTGCTTCGGATGCTCCCGCAATTTCATCCGGACATTGTCGTCATTACCGGCCATGACGGGGTGCTCAAGCAGCGCGAGGATCTGCAGCAGCTCAGTAGTTACAAAAATTCGTTGAACTTCGTTCAAGCGGTCAATGTCGCGAGGGACTATGAACGCAATCGCGATTCGCTCGTCGTCGTTGCCGGCGCCTGTCAGTCCCACTTCGAAGCCCTATTACAAGCAGGGGCCAATTTCGCAAGCTCTCCGGGGCGAATTATGATTCATGCGCTGGATCCCGTCTACGTAGCCGTACGCGCCGCGTTCACTCCGTTCCGGGATACGATCAACATCACCGACGTTATCGCCCATACGATCAGCGGAAGGCAAGGCGTCGGGGGAATTGAGACCATGGGACGATATCGGATCGGAGTCCCGAATTTAAAAGAAGCGAATTCGGAACAAAATGTGAACATTGTGTGACGAAATGAATGGAATCTTTGGGAAAACCCAGGATCTACAAGGAAAATGACCGTTGACATGAAATCAGCACTGTTGATATAATATTCTGCTCATTTGACACCTCCCCTGTTTTTAGATATAATTTACAGGGAAAGAGGTGGTAGTGGATCATGGCTAAAAACGCTCTTCTAGAGATCAAACGAAGCCTGGAACCGCACGTCGGCTCCAAAATCATGCTCCGCGCCAACGGTGGACGACGCAAAACCATCGAACGCACGGGGGTATTGGAAGAAATCTACCCATCAGTTTTCATTGTTAAACTGGATCAGGAACAGCACGCGTTTAAGCGGGTTTCGTACAGTTACGCCGATATTTTGACTGAATCCGTGGAAGTTATGCTGTGCAATGACGATGGCCAGGTTCGCATCAATTATTTATCGCACTGACACGGTTAATTGTACGGGCAGCATCGCGCTTGGGAAGAAGCGCCGTGCTGTCCGTTTTGCATGTATAAGCTTCTAAATAGGCATCCTATTAAGGGTCTTAACCTTGACGAGGAGGCGACGGGATGAGTCGAAGAAGAAGCGTGATGTCCGAGCAATTGAAGACGGAACTAGCTAAGGACCTCGGGTTTTACGGGAAAGTCCAACAAGAGGGCTGGGGCGGAATTACGACCAAGGATGCTGGGAACATGGTGAAACGGGCGATTCAGATCGCGGAGCAGGCGGCATCGAAATCCCAGCAATAATTTCAGGCAATGGCGACATGCCGGGAGGCGAATTCCCGATTAAGGGGGAGTTTGTCCTCCTTTTTCGCATTTAGAGGCGCTGTTTGTTATAATATGTAAAGGTTTTTGCATGGATAAATGCATAGGAAAACGTCAATTACGGAAACGGGGAAATCTCTTTTCTTCCGACCTGAAGAACGAGCGAAATAGAGGTGCTCAGCACCCTTATTTCTCCGGAAACCCGCTCGCGGAGTGAAATAGAGGTGCCCAGCGCCCTTATTTCTCCAGAAACCCACTCGCGGATCGAAATAGCGGTGCCCAGCACCCTTATTTCTCCGGAAACCCACTCGCGGATCGAAATAGAGGTGCCCAGCGCCCTTATTTCTCCGGAAATCCGCTCGCGGTTCGAAATAGCGGTGCCCAGCGCCCTTATTTCTCCGGAAAACCGCTCGCGGAGCGAAATAGAGGTGCGTTTGTTTCAATTTCTTAAGCGATTGTCCTGTCAACGAAAAGCTTAGCCCTTTACTTAAACGATCAGAAAGGATAAAATTCAATGTCTTTGTATTCATCTGATCGCTCGATACAAACGTGTACCGCCGTCTTGAAGACGGCGAAGTCGTTTTACTTGGGAAGTGGTGATAAACTTGTCGAAGATTTACGAGAAGGCGCCTGCCAAAATAAATTTAATATTGGACGTATTGCGCAAGAGGGATGACGGCTTTCACGAAGTCGAAATGATAATGACGATGGTCGACTTGGCCGATCGGCTGGAGATGGAAGAGCTCCCGCGGGATCAGATCCTATTGTCGAGCCAGGTCGGCTTTATTCCCCTTGACGAGAAGAACCTCGCGTTTCAAGCGGCGAAGCTGATTAAGGAACGCTACGGGGTTAAGCGAGGCGTCTATATACATTTGGACAAACAGATCCCGGTAGCGGCGGGACTCGCGGGCGGCAGCAGCGACGCCGCGGCAACTCTAAGGGGATTGAACCGGTTATGGAACCTTGAGCTGTCGACGGACGAGCTGGAGGTTCTAGGCGCGGAGCTGGGTTCCGATGTCCCGTTCTGTATACGGGGGGGAACGGCTCTTGCACGCGGTCGAGGCGAGAAGCTGCAGACGATTCCTTCGCCTCCCCAATGCTGGGTGATCTTGGCGAAGCCGCCGATCAACGTATCGACCGCGGACGTATACGGCAAGTTTCGGGTTAACGACGTGAAGGAGCATCCTTCCATTCCGAATATGCTGAATGCCCTGTCCCGTCAATCTTTTCCGGACATGTGCGCCTCCCTGGGCAATGTGCTGGAGAACGTCACGCTTAATCGCTATCCTGAAGTTAGGCAAATCAAGGATTGCATGATCAAGGCGGGTGCCGATGGGGTGTTAATGTCGGGCAGCGGGCCTACCGTGTTCGGACTTGTATCCAAGGAAGTCAAGGTTGCGCGCGTATATAACGGCTTAAGGGGATTTTGCAAAGAGGTATATGTGGTAAGAATGCTAACATAATTGCAACTGAACGGCAGATCCCCGCCATTCTTCTTGAACAAAACCGTATAAAAGTGTTATGATACTCCTAAAATATTCGGATTTTGGACGGGAGAGGGGAACTTGAAAAAATTGAAACGCAGCGCTAGGCTCGTTGAAATGACGCAATACTTATTGGCCCGTCCTCA
Encoded proteins:
- the rnmV gene encoding ribonuclease M5 — translated: MIREMIVVEGKDDTTAVQRAVGADTIETGGSAIGEDVLKRIELAQSRRGVIVLTDPDAPGERIRKIVTERVPGCKHAFLTKDEARGRRGIGVEHASDEAIRRALEGVRSPEGDSGELGEIEWSDLLDTGLIVHASSARRRERMGELLGIGYANGKQFYKRCLMFRITRVEFLTALEQLEREGL
- a CDS encoding 3D domain-containing protein, with amino-acid sequence MGVIPTEETHVPRPTGKLFALRWKHEHLRAALLGAILVFAITIMFMSLLQKAATKNITFIDNGISKMFETQSPNVLGFIEEQGIHVGPHDRLSLSLTDSLEEGGQLVIDRAVGVTVRADGNQKVTYTTEDTVGGVISSLAIKLSDEDRITPALGSPLKEGMTVSVVRVRKEVVETKYPIDFKVVQKKNEELEEGKLKVVNAGKKGLVVFKTEKVYEDGKLVSQEMIEKTVAQPAVQKIVAIGTKKKPEVATLSYSGPPTSAEARVVKLNGQSVKVKRLLNNVTLTAYSAGFASTGKSEGDHGYGVTSSGAVVREGRTIAVDPKVIPIGWWVYIEGIGFRRAEDTGGAVKGKKIDVYYESESRANKFGMKRGYKVYVIGPVKPSAD
- the yabG gene encoding sporulation peptidase YabG; this encodes MKQGDLVVRKSYGGDVLFRVAAFAADQAVLRGMDYRLLADSPIEDLQTVRNPDELGGTRQARIQANESLRRMNEERNKQAVRAGFTTALDDRRQPFFEMPGRVLHLDGDANYLKKSMQVYGQLRVPAEGVHCHESQMPQMLLRMLPQFHPDIVVITGHDGVLKQREDLQQLSSYKNSLNFVQAVNVARDYERNRDSLVVVAGACQSHFEALLQAGANFASSPGRIMIHALDPVYVAVRAAFTPFRDTINITDVIAHTISGRQGVGGIETMGRYRIGVPNLKEANSEQNVNIV
- the veg gene encoding biofilm formation stimulator Veg — encoded protein: MAKNALLEIKRSLEPHVGSKIMLRANGGRRKTIERTGVLEEIYPSVFIVKLDQEQHAFKRVSYSYADILTESVEVMLCNDDGQVRINYLSH
- a CDS encoding small, acid-soluble spore protein, alpha/beta type, whose amino-acid sequence is MSRRRSVMSEQLKTELAKDLGFYGKVQQEGWGGITTKDAGNMVKRAIQIAEQAASKSQQ
- the ispE gene encoding 4-(cytidine 5'-diphospho)-2-C-methyl-D-erythritol kinase; this translates as MNLSKIYEKAPAKINLILDVLRKRDDGFHEVEMIMTMVDLADRLEMEELPRDQILLSSQVGFIPLDEKNLAFQAAKLIKERYGVKRGVYIHLDKQIPVAAGLAGGSSDAAATLRGLNRLWNLELSTDELEVLGAELGSDVPFCIRGGTALARGRGEKLQTIPSPPQCWVILAKPPINVSTADVYGKFRVNDVKEHPSIPNMLNALSRQSFPDMCASLGNVLENVTLNRYPEVRQIKDCMIKAGADGVLMSGSGPTVFGLVSKEVKVARVYNGLRGFCKEVYVVRMLT
- the rsmA gene encoding 16S rRNA (adenine(1518)-N(6)/adenine(1519)-N(6))-dimethyltransferase RsmA; this encodes MLKEIATSSRTRDIIRKHGFTFKKSLGQNFLINADVLDQIIAAAGLDETRGALEVGPGIGSLTERLAKAAGKVASVEIDRRLIPILEDVMSPYANVNIVHSDILKTDLRKLWEEQFSGLAGVSVVANLPYYVTTPIIMKLLEERLPLENIVVMVQKEVAERMAAKPGGKEFGSLSIAVQYYCEPELVCIVPGKAFIPAPNVESAVIKLKRRQELAVSVPDEAKFFHVVQTAFSQRRKTLANNLSSLSGKERKAELSEMLLANGIQPERRAETLSLQEFATVCEALTRSGML